The following are encoded in a window of Bradyrhizobium guangdongense genomic DNA:
- a CDS encoding Bug family tripartite tricarboxylate transporter substrate binding protein has protein sequence MLSSLVRTLRTAGAAALCLAAASTARADTWPSRNITLVLPFAAGSGTDTTTRLISQHLSQALGVGIVIENKAGANGMIAATYVAKAAPDGYTLLVTTNTTHSANPYLLKSLTYDPVKDFTPIARTGDLPFMLVVNPDVPAKTVAELVAYGKANPGKLSYASGSSSAIVSGATFAHNAGLDLLHVPYKSSPPALNDVMGGRVSMMFVDILTGLPHVQGNALRALAVTTKDRSPLVPSLPSMQEAGVPDFDISSWQGYFGPAGLPKEIVVRLNAEIRKIVEKPEIKTQLATLGMDAFSGTPEELGTFVNEQLVLWEKLIRDAGIEKQ, from the coding sequence ATGCTGTCATCACTTGTGCGCACTCTGCGCACCGCCGGCGCCGCCGCACTGTGTCTAGCCGCCGCATCCACCGCACGAGCCGATACCTGGCCGAGCCGCAACATCACGCTGGTGCTGCCGTTTGCGGCCGGCAGCGGCACCGACACCACGACGCGGCTGATCTCGCAGCACCTGTCGCAGGCGCTCGGCGTCGGCATCGTGATCGAGAACAAGGCTGGCGCCAACGGCATGATTGCGGCGACCTATGTCGCGAAGGCCGCCCCCGACGGCTACACCCTGCTGGTGACGACCAACACGACGCATTCGGCCAATCCTTATCTGCTCAAGAGCCTGACTTACGATCCGGTGAAGGATTTCACGCCGATCGCGCGCACCGGCGATCTGCCGTTCATGCTGGTCGTCAATCCGGACGTGCCGGCCAAAACCGTCGCCGAGCTCGTCGCCTACGGCAAGGCCAATCCGGGCAAGCTGAGCTACGCCTCAGGCTCGTCCTCGGCGATCGTGTCGGGCGCCACCTTCGCGCACAATGCCGGGCTCGACCTCTTGCACGTGCCCTACAAGAGCTCGCCGCCCGCGCTCAACGACGTCATGGGCGGGCGCGTCTCGATGATGTTCGTGGACATCCTGACCGGCCTTCCGCACGTCCAGGGCAACGCATTGCGGGCGCTCGCCGTCACCACCAAGGACCGCTCGCCGCTGGTGCCCAGCCTGCCGTCAATGCAGGAGGCGGGCGTGCCTGATTTCGACATCTCGTCATGGCAGGGCTATTTCGGGCCCGCCGGCCTGCCCAAGGAGATCGTGGTCAGGCTCAATGCCGAGATCCGCAAGATCGTCGAGAAGCCGGAGATCAAGACCCAGCTCGCCACGCTCGGCATGGACGCCTTTTCCGGCACGCCCGAAGAGCTCGGCACGTTCGTCAACGAGCAGCTGGTGTTGTGGGAGAAGCTGATCAGGGACGCCGGGATCGAGAAGCAGTAA
- a CDS encoding DMT family transporter, translating to MTIASPAPPATNPASWLNNQPYLLLSLSSLFWAGNIVLARHVGAHVPPLTVTTIRWFGVFLILLPFSWPHLKRDWRALRKSLPLMLFLSLVGFAFNNAISYWAMQYTEALNALLIQSAGPLFVALWSLVLFGVRLTPAQLAGIAISLIGVLIIILRGDLAALAGISFNRGDIMFASSLVAFGLYSAFIPRRPKIHQLSFLSFTTCCGATMLLPTAVWEAWQGHVIQFDAVTLMTLGYILIFPSTLAYLFFNRGVALIGPNRAAPFFHLVPVFGSAMAILLLGEQLRPFHLIGYALVLAGVVFASRQGSAAK from the coding sequence ATGACGATTGCTTCGCCTGCGCCACCGGCCACCAATCCCGCCAGTTGGCTCAACAACCAGCCTTATCTGCTGCTGAGCCTCAGCTCGCTGTTCTGGGCCGGCAACATCGTGCTCGCGCGCCATGTCGGCGCACATGTGCCGCCTCTGACGGTGACCACGATCCGCTGGTTCGGCGTATTCCTGATCCTGCTGCCGTTTTCCTGGCCGCATCTGAAGCGCGACTGGCGGGCGTTACGCAAGAGCCTGCCTTTGATGCTGTTCCTGTCGCTGGTCGGCTTTGCCTTCAACAACGCGATCTCCTACTGGGCGATGCAATATACGGAGGCGCTGAACGCGCTGCTGATCCAGTCCGCAGGCCCCCTGTTCGTGGCGCTCTGGTCGCTGGTGCTGTTCGGCGTGCGGCTGACGCCCGCGCAGCTTGCCGGGATCGCGATCTCGCTGATCGGGGTGCTGATCATCATCCTGCGCGGCGACCTCGCGGCGCTGGCCGGCATCTCGTTCAACAGGGGCGACATCATGTTCGCGTCTTCGCTGGTGGCTTTCGGGCTCTACTCCGCTTTCATCCCGCGCCGGCCGAAGATCCACCAGCTGTCGTTCCTGTCCTTCACCACCTGCTGCGGCGCCACGATGCTGCTGCCGACGGCGGTGTGGGAGGCCTGGCAGGGCCACGTCATTCAGTTCGACGCCGTGACGCTGATGACGCTCGGCTACATCCTGATCTTCCCCTCCACGCTCGCCTACCTCTTCTTCAACCGTGGCGTCGCGCTGATCGGGCCGAACCGTGCGGCGCCGTTCTTCCATCTGGTGCCGGTATTCGGCTCGGCGATGGCGATCCTGCTGCTGGGTGAACAGCTGCGACCGTTCCACCTGATCGGCTACGCCTTGGTGCTCGCCGGCGTCGTCTTCGCCTCGCGCCAGGGCTCCGCCGCGAAATAA
- a CDS encoding DUF1330 domain-containing protein — translation MLNIWGLEALDQHAPVVMLNLMRFHVRSRDGDGSGWDAYLRYSAITVPMIKARGGTLLWTGEAKAIALGPHGGNDWDFVALVYYPSVAAFLDMMTSEAYEREADPHRVNGCAEHVIIATSEAYSKFRMT, via the coding sequence ATGTTGAACATTTGGGGTCTCGAAGCGCTCGATCAGCATGCGCCGGTGGTGATGCTGAACCTGATGCGTTTCCATGTGCGCTCGCGCGACGGTGACGGCTCCGGCTGGGACGCCTATTTGCGCTACAGCGCGATCACCGTGCCCATGATCAAGGCGCGCGGCGGCACCCTGCTGTGGACCGGCGAGGCCAAGGCCATCGCGCTCGGCCCGCATGGCGGCAACGACTGGGATTTCGTCGCGCTGGTCTACTATCCCTCGGTCGCAGCGTTCCTCGACATGATGACGTCGGAGGCTTACGAGCGAGAGGCAGATCCGCATCGCGTCAACGGCTGTGCCGAGCATGTCATTATCGCGACCAGCGAGGCGTACAGCAAATTCAGGATGACCTAG
- a CDS encoding DMT family transporter, whose translation MSATGQTTNAETSGHHWIANQPYLLLSITALCWAGNAIVGRLAAGHIPPVTLSFLRWFFAFLLVLPFAWKHLAEDWPAIRDKLGLMIVLSITGIGAFNTLQYWALEHTQALNTLLLQSAAPLVVALWSLVILGIRLTAAQAFGVLLSMCGVLIILLHGDVTTLSNIAFNKGDLIFIVALIIFALYSVLTLKRPPIHGLSFLAFTFGAGAACLIPLEIWEISARPVMKLDGPNLLTLFYVAVFPSTLAYLCFNRGVRLIGANRAAPFFHVVPVFGSIMAMAFLGERPQAFHFIGFALVLSGVFVASRKQTS comes from the coding sequence ATGTCCGCCACCGGCCAGACCACGAACGCCGAAACATCCGGCCACCACTGGATTGCCAACCAGCCATACCTCCTGCTCAGCATCACCGCGCTGTGCTGGGCCGGCAATGCGATCGTCGGGCGGCTTGCCGCCGGCCACATCCCGCCGGTGACGCTCTCCTTCCTGCGCTGGTTCTTCGCCTTCCTGCTGGTGCTGCCGTTCGCCTGGAAGCATCTCGCGGAGGACTGGCCGGCGATCCGCGACAAGCTCGGCCTGATGATCGTGCTGTCGATCACCGGCATCGGCGCCTTCAACACCTTGCAATATTGGGCACTGGAGCACACCCAGGCGCTCAACACCCTGCTGCTGCAGTCGGCCGCGCCCCTCGTCGTGGCGCTGTGGTCGCTGGTCATCCTCGGCATCCGCCTCACCGCGGCGCAGGCCTTCGGCGTGCTGCTCTCGATGTGCGGCGTGCTGATCATCCTCTTGCACGGCGACGTTACCACGCTGTCGAACATCGCCTTCAACAAGGGCGACCTGATCTTCATCGTCGCTCTGATCATCTTCGCGCTCTACTCGGTGCTGACCTTGAAACGCCCGCCGATCCACGGCCTGTCGTTCCTCGCCTTCACCTTCGGCGCCGGCGCGGCCTGCCTCATCCCGCTGGAGATCTGGGAGATATCGGCCCGCCCCGTCATGAAGCTGGACGGACCGAACCTGCTCACGTTGTTCTATGTCGCGGTGTTTCCCTCGACGCTTGCCTATCTCTGCTTCAACCGCGGCGTCAGGCTGATCGGCGCCAACCGCGCCGCGCCGTTCTTCCACGTCGTGCCGGTGTTCGGCTCGATCATGGCGATGGCCTTCCTCGGCGAGCGCCCGCAGGCCTTCCACTTCATCGGCTTCGCGCTGGTGCTGTCGGGCGTGTTCGTGGCGTCAAGGAAGCAGACGAGCTAG
- the mgtA gene encoding magnesium-translocating P-type ATPase yields the protein MLENPSRPDTHFWRLSPLDLSARLGCGLTGLTSAEAAGRLDRFGRNSDAPPRIEGAARAILRRLLEPLSLILLVAGIISMLTGDEIGGLIIVLILALSIGLDTVQEGHAVRAAEILRRSVALKAEVKRDGGFREVEVDQVVPGDILRVRAGDIIPADALILEATAFTAGEAALTGEPYPVQKQAGTASGPDDTSNALFRGAVAQTGEAIALVVRTGRDTVFGAAASALAETQAPSPFERDLREFGLVIARATLALVLVVLTIRVVFGRPVLDSLLFAVALAVGLTPELLPMITTVTLSRGALRMAGRKVIVKRLAAIHDLGAMTVLCTDKTGTLTSAEITLARSLDAAGKDEVRAAQLGAIAASLGGDRGALDAALVAGRPDAAQGWTLAGRQAFDFSRRLGSVLATGPEGELLIVKGAPEAVLALCALDEQARQAAMARVHELATAGLRAVAVASRPWNGALRNVETEDETDLVFEGFCAFADPPKPTAAAAIARLAASGISLKILSGDDPVVVKRLAGLVGLNAERVLSGAEIAELSDEALIVQVRSTDAFGRLAPDQKSRIVKALQAGKDVVGFLGDGINDAPALKVADVGLSVDGATGVAQAAANMILLASDLEVVADGVEEGRRTFANILKYVRMGASSNFGNMLSMAAASIALPFLPMLPTQILLNNLLYDLSELGIPFDRVSAEATAQPQVWSMSRLVRFAAIMGPLSSLFDFLTFGALLYLFQASPDEFRTAWFVESMATQILVIFVIRTNGRPWRNWPDPALAASSLVALLVAMVLPFTPLGAWFGFVAPPPIMTAGIAVLVVVYLGCAELLKPFAIRAGRRS from the coding sequence TTGCTGGAAAATCCAAGCCGTCCTGACACCCATTTCTGGCGTCTGTCCCCTCTCGACCTCTCCGCTCGCCTCGGCTGCGGGCTCACGGGCCTGACCTCGGCCGAGGCAGCCGGACGGCTCGACCGTTTCGGGCGGAACAGCGATGCGCCCCCGCGCATCGAGGGCGCCGCGCGCGCCATCCTGCGCCGGCTGCTCGAGCCGCTGTCCCTGATCCTGCTGGTGGCCGGCATCATCTCGATGCTGACCGGCGATGAGATCGGCGGCCTCATCATCGTGCTGATTCTCGCGCTCTCGATCGGGCTCGACACCGTCCAGGAGGGCCATGCGGTACGTGCCGCCGAGATCCTGCGCCGCTCCGTCGCACTCAAGGCCGAGGTCAAGCGCGACGGCGGCTTTCGCGAGGTCGAGGTGGATCAGGTCGTGCCCGGCGACATCCTGCGCGTCCGCGCCGGTGACATCATTCCCGCCGACGCGCTGATCCTGGAAGCTACGGCCTTCACCGCGGGCGAAGCCGCGCTCACCGGCGAACCCTATCCCGTGCAGAAGCAGGCCGGCACCGCCAGCGGGCCCGACGACACATCGAATGCATTGTTCCGCGGGGCCGTGGCGCAGACCGGCGAAGCAATCGCACTCGTGGTCCGGACCGGTCGCGACACGGTGTTCGGAGCGGCGGCCTCGGCGCTCGCCGAAACCCAGGCGCCCTCGCCCTTCGAACGCGACTTGCGCGAATTCGGCCTCGTGATCGCGCGCGCCACGCTGGCGCTGGTGCTGGTCGTGCTCACCATCCGCGTCGTGTTCGGCCGCCCGGTGCTCGATTCGCTGCTGTTTGCCGTCGCCCTCGCGGTCGGGCTGACGCCGGAGCTGCTGCCGATGATCACCACGGTGACGTTGTCGCGCGGCGCGCTGCGTATGGCCGGGCGCAAGGTGATCGTGAAGCGGCTCGCCGCGATCCACGACCTCGGCGCCATGACCGTGCTGTGCACGGACAAGACGGGCACGCTGACCTCGGCCGAGATCACGCTTGCAAGAAGCCTCGATGCCGCGGGCAAGGACGAGGTCCGCGCCGCACAGCTCGGCGCCATCGCGGCATCGCTCGGCGGCGACCGCGGCGCGCTCGATGCCGCGCTCGTCGCCGGCCGACCGGACGCCGCCCAGGGCTGGACGCTGGCCGGACGGCAGGCCTTCGACTTCTCGCGCCGGTTGGGATCGGTGCTCGCGACGGGTCCCGAAGGCGAGCTCCTGATCGTGAAAGGCGCGCCGGAGGCCGTGCTCGCATTGTGCGCGCTGGACGAGCAGGCGCGCCAGGCGGCGATGGCCCGCGTGCATGAGCTCGCGACCGCGGGCCTGCGCGCAGTGGCCGTCGCTTCCCGGCCCTGGAACGGCGCGCTGCGCAACGTCGAAACGGAGGACGAGACCGACCTGGTCTTCGAAGGCTTTTGCGCCTTCGCCGATCCGCCCAAGCCGACGGCCGCTGCTGCAATCGCCCGCCTCGCGGCGAGCGGCATCAGCCTCAAGATCCTGTCGGGTGACGATCCCGTGGTGGTGAAGCGGCTCGCCGGCCTGGTCGGCCTCAATGCCGAACGGGTGCTGTCGGGGGCCGAGATTGCCGAGCTGAGCGACGAGGCCCTCATCGTGCAGGTGCGCTCCACCGATGCGTTCGGCCGGCTTGCGCCGGACCAGAAGTCGCGCATCGTCAAGGCGCTGCAGGCGGGCAAGGACGTGGTCGGCTTCCTCGGCGACGGCATCAACGACGCGCCGGCCCTGAAGGTCGCCGATGTCGGCCTGTCGGTCGACGGCGCAACGGGCGTGGCACAAGCCGCCGCAAACATGATCCTGCTCGCATCGGATCTCGAGGTCGTCGCCGACGGTGTCGAGGAAGGACGGCGGACCTTCGCCAACATCCTCAAATATGTCCGCATGGGCGCGAGCTCGAACTTCGGCAACATGCTGTCGATGGCGGCCGCCTCGATCGCGCTGCCGTTCCTGCCGATGCTGCCGACGCAGATCCTGCTCAACAATCTGCTCTACGATCTCTCCGAGCTCGGCATTCCGTTCGACCGCGTCTCGGCCGAGGCGACCGCGCAGCCGCAGGTGTGGAGCATGTCGCGACTGGTCCGCTTCGCCGCAATCATGGGACCGCTGTCGTCGCTGTTTGACTTTCTGACCTTCGGCGCGCTGCTGTACCTGTTCCAGGCTTCGCCGGACGAATTCCGCACCGCCTGGTTCGTCGAATCGATGGCGACGCAGATCCTGGTCATCTTCGTCATCCGCACCAACGGGCGGCCATGGCGCAACTGGCCGGATCCCGCGCTCGCGGCCTCCTCGCTGGTCGCGCTGCTCGTCGCGATGGTCCTGCCGTTCACGCCGCTCGGAGCCTGGTTCGGCTTCGTCGCACCGCCGCCGATCATGACGGCCGGTATCGCGGTTCTCGTCGTCGTCTATCTCGGCTGCGCCGAGCTATTGAAGCCGTTCGCGATCCGCGCGGGGCGGAGGAGTTGA
- a CDS encoding efflux RND transporter periplasmic adaptor subunit, producing the protein MAEQAIVLTQHRRWFSVSALWSGFLSHKWFILAVTALLGLGAWQGARVLLGPAIVVDQVKLGRLVETVVASGHVETPYRVEIGSQITGTVEDVLVQQGEKVTKGQPLIALESRELRATMVQAQGAVAQAEARIKQLEELTLPSAKEALTQAQATLLNAQQTYDRTAQLEHNGYATRAALDDAQKTLDVARAATRSAQFQVYTASPGGSDYVMAQTQANQARANLDTAESRLGYATIVAPRDGVLISRSVERGTVVQPGKTLLVLAPTGDVQLVLQIDERNLGKISLGQKALASADAYPDRRFPATITYINPGIDISRASVEVKLTVADPPDYLRQDMTVSVDVEVAARDNALILPLRSVHDVLSGNAWVLGIKDGRASQRPVKIGLHGNSQVEIIDGLAAGDVAIPQSSGVLTGQRVRPVLQ; encoded by the coding sequence ATGGCCGAACAAGCTATCGTCCTGACACAGCACAGGCGATGGTTTTCCGTCTCCGCGTTGTGGTCGGGATTTCTCAGTCACAAATGGTTCATCCTTGCGGTGACGGCGCTGCTCGGCCTCGGCGCCTGGCAGGGCGCGCGGGTGCTGCTCGGGCCCGCTATCGTGGTGGACCAGGTCAAGCTCGGTCGCCTCGTCGAGACGGTCGTGGCCAGTGGCCATGTCGAAACGCCATATCGTGTCGAGATTGGCAGCCAGATCACCGGCACGGTAGAGGACGTGCTGGTCCAGCAAGGCGAAAAGGTCACCAAGGGCCAGCCTCTGATCGCGCTGGAGTCCCGCGAGCTGAGGGCGACCATGGTGCAGGCGCAGGGCGCGGTGGCGCAGGCGGAAGCCCGCATCAAGCAGCTCGAGGAGCTCACCCTGCCATCTGCCAAGGAGGCACTGACCCAGGCGCAGGCGACACTGCTCAACGCCCAGCAGACCTACGACCGCACCGCCCAGCTCGAACACAACGGCTACGCGACGCGGGCCGCGCTCGACGATGCCCAGAAGACTCTCGACGTCGCGCGCGCCGCGACGCGTTCGGCACAATTCCAGGTCTATACGGCGAGCCCCGGCGGCAGCGACTACGTGATGGCGCAGACCCAGGCCAACCAGGCGCGCGCCAATCTCGACACCGCGGAGTCGCGGCTCGGCTATGCGACGATCGTGGCCCCCCGCGACGGCGTCCTGATCTCGCGCAGTGTCGAGCGCGGCACGGTGGTGCAGCCCGGCAAGACCTTGCTGGTGCTGGCGCCAACCGGCGACGTGCAGCTCGTGTTGCAGATCGACGAGCGCAATCTCGGCAAGATCTCGCTCGGGCAGAAGGCGCTTGCGTCTGCCGACGCCTATCCGGACCGGCGTTTCCCGGCCACGATCACCTATATCAATCCCGGCATCGATATTTCGCGCGCCTCCGTCGAGGTCAAGCTGACCGTCGCCGATCCGCCGGATTATCTGCGCCAGGACATGACCGTCTCGGTCGATGTCGAGGTCGCCGCACGCGACAATGCGCTGATCCTGCCGCTGCGTTCGGTGCACGACGTCCTGTCGGGAAACGCCTGGGTGCTCGGTATCAAGGATGGTCGCGCCAGTCAGCGGCCGGTGAAGATCGGGCTGCACGGCAACAGCCAGGTCGAGATCATCGATGGACTTGCCGCCGGAGACGTCGCGATCCCGCAGAGTTCCGGCGTCCTGACCGGACAGCGCGTGCGGCCCGTGCTGCAATGA
- a CDS encoding ABC transporter permease: MNRWLPIEWAMAVRFLREGRLQTIFIIGGISIGVGVIVFMSAMLAGLQANFIKRVLTSQPQIQLLSPDQIARPLRNAKGEIEDAVVQRPSQRVISIDQWPKIRTQMQAMPEVVTVSPTILGSVLAVRGDASRSVNLSGVEPDSYFKIVKVPDYIVAGEPRLTSEDIIIGTELAKDLGATVGDKLNIRAASGATRVLTISGIVDLGNKSVNQRVCYAALRTAQSLLGMIGGITTIDITVTDIYAAEEIAQRIQAANVVEADSWIRTNAQFFTAVQAQQNTNTLIRLFVGLSVAFGIAAVLIVSVIQRSKDIGILRAMGTSRAQILRVFLVQGGLLGFVGSLVGAAMGAFALVYWHSVARQADGTELFPLILERSLFIYTALLATGTGILAAMAPAIRAAKLDPVVAIRG; this comes from the coding sequence ATGAACCGCTGGCTGCCGATCGAATGGGCGATGGCCGTGCGCTTCCTGCGCGAAGGCCGGCTGCAGACCATCTTCATCATCGGCGGCATCTCGATCGGCGTCGGCGTCATCGTCTTCATGTCGGCGATGCTCGCCGGGCTCCAGGCGAATTTCATCAAGCGCGTCTTGACCTCGCAGCCGCAGATCCAGTTGCTCTCGCCGGATCAGATCGCGCGCCCGCTGCGCAATGCCAAAGGCGAGATCGAGGACGCGGTGGTGCAGCGTCCGAGCCAGCGGGTGATCTCGATCGATCAATGGCCGAAGATCAGGACGCAGATGCAGGCGATGCCCGAGGTCGTCACGGTATCGCCGACGATCCTGGGCTCGGTGCTCGCGGTGCGCGGCGATGCCAGCCGCTCGGTGAACCTGTCGGGTGTCGAGCCGGACTCCTACTTCAAGATCGTGAAGGTGCCGGACTACATCGTCGCCGGCGAACCTCGCCTCACCAGCGAAGACATCATCATCGGCACCGAGCTTGCGAAGGATCTCGGAGCCACCGTCGGCGACAAGCTCAACATTCGCGCCGCGTCCGGCGCAACGCGCGTGCTCACGATCTCGGGCATCGTCGATCTCGGCAACAAGAGCGTCAACCAGCGCGTCTGCTACGCCGCGCTCCGCACCGCGCAGTCGCTGCTCGGCATGATCGGCGGCATCACCACGATCGACATCACGGTTACCGATATCTATGCGGCCGAGGAGATCGCCCAGCGCATCCAGGCCGCCAACGTCGTCGAGGCCGACAGCTGGATCAGGACCAATGCGCAGTTCTTCACGGCGGTGCAGGCCCAGCAGAACACCAACACCCTGATCCGCCTGTTCGTCGGACTCTCCGTGGCGTTCGGCATCGCGGCGGTGCTGATCGTCTCGGTGATCCAGCGCTCCAAGGACATCGGCATCCTGCGTGCGATGGGAACGTCGCGAGCTCAGATACTGCGCGTCTTTCTGGTCCAGGGCGGCCTGCTCGGCTTCGTCGGCTCGCTGGTCGGCGCAGCCATGGGCGCATTTGCACTGGTCTATTGGCATTCGGTGGCCCGCCAGGCCGACGGCACCGAATTGTTTCCGCTGATCCTGGAGCGATCCCTGTTCATCTATACGGCACTGCTTGCCACCGGCACCGGCATCCTGGCCGCGATGGCGCCGGCGATCCGGGCGGCCAAACTCGATCCAGTGGTGGCGATCCGTGGCTGA
- a CDS encoding ABC transporter ATP-binding protein, protein MADAILKLERVCKAYNVGLPTETEVLHDVDLELDHGEFLALIGPSGSGKSTLLNIVGLLDRPTSGRLSIKGHDTASLGDAEITRLRGHTIGFVFQYHLLISAFTARENVMMPMLVDRGFASAEIEARADRLLAQVGLEKFAGNLANNMSGGQQQRVAVARALAMGPDLVLADEPTGNLDTRSADAVFELMRQVNRDSGTSFLLVTHNMDLAQRCDRIIEVIDGRIRA, encoded by the coding sequence GTGGCTGATGCGATCCTGAAGCTCGAACGGGTGTGCAAGGCATATAATGTCGGCTTGCCGACCGAGACCGAAGTGCTGCACGACGTCGATCTCGAGCTCGACCATGGCGAGTTTCTCGCCTTGATCGGTCCATCGGGCTCCGGCAAGAGCACGCTGCTCAACATCGTGGGCCTGCTCGATCGTCCGACCTCCGGCCGGCTGTCGATCAAGGGCCACGACACCGCTTCGCTGGGCGACGCCGAAATCACCCGCCTGCGCGGCCATACCATCGGCTTCGTGTTCCAGTATCACCTCCTGATCTCGGCTTTCACGGCCCGTGAGAACGTCATGATGCCGATGCTGGTCGATCGCGGCTTTGCGAGCGCGGAGATCGAGGCGCGGGCCGACCGCTTGCTGGCGCAGGTGGGCCTCGAGAAATTCGCCGGCAATCTCGCCAACAACATGTCGGGCGGCCAGCAGCAGCGGGTGGCGGTGGCGCGCGCGCTCGCGATGGGGCCGGACCTCGTGCTGGCGGACGAGCCGACCGGCAATCTCGACACCAGATCGGCCGATGCCGTGTTCGAGCTGATGCGCCAGGTCAATCGCGACAGCGGAACGAGCTTCCTGCTCGTCACCCACAATATGGACCTGGCGCAGCGCTGTGACCGCATCATCGAAGTGATCGACGGCCGCATCCGCGCCTAA
- a CDS encoding adenylosuccinate synthase has product MANVVVVGAQWGDEGKGKIVDWLSEQADIVVRFQGGHNAGHTLVINGKTYKLALLPSGVLREGKLSVIGNGVVFDPAAFLDEVTKLRAQGVAVSPENLRVAENVTLILPLHRELDALRESSNAATAIGTTRRGIGPAYEDKVGRRAIRLMDLADLSTLPHKIDRLLAHHNALRRGLNLPEFDGKEILKELSALAPQLLPYAETVWRLLDIERRAGKRMLFEGAQGALLDVDHGTYPYVTSSNTVAAQAATGAGLGPGAVGYVLGLCKAYTTRVGQGPFPTEQDNETGRKIGERGREFGTNTGRPRRCGWFDAVLVRQAVRTCGINGLALTKLDILDGFDTIEVCTGYRLDGKEIDHFPAGEGAQARVEAIYETIEGWKEPTANARSWADLPAQAIKYVRRIEELVGCPVALLSTSPEREDTILVQNPFEA; this is encoded by the coding sequence ATGGCCAATGTTGTCGTCGTCGGCGCCCAGTGGGGCGACGAAGGAAAGGGCAAGATCGTCGACTGGTTGTCGGAGCAGGCGGACATCGTCGTCCGCTTCCAGGGCGGCCATAACGCCGGCCATACGCTGGTCATCAACGGCAAGACCTACAAGCTGGCTCTGCTGCCCTCCGGCGTGCTGCGCGAGGGCAAGCTGTCGGTGATCGGCAACGGCGTGGTGTTCGATCCCGCCGCCTTCCTCGACGAGGTCACCAAGCTGCGTGCGCAGGGCGTTGCGGTCTCCCCGGAAAATCTGCGTGTCGCCGAGAACGTCACCCTGATCCTGCCGCTGCATCGCGAGCTCGACGCCTTGCGCGAATCCTCCAACGCGGCGACCGCGATCGGGACCACGCGCCGCGGCATCGGACCGGCCTATGAGGACAAGGTCGGCCGCCGCGCCATCCGCCTGATGGATCTCGCCGACCTGAGCACGCTGCCCCACAAGATCGACCGGCTCCTGGCCCACCACAACGCGCTGCGTCGCGGTCTCAATCTGCCGGAATTCGACGGCAAGGAGATCTTGAAGGAGCTGAGCGCGCTGGCGCCGCAGCTGCTGCCTTACGCCGAGACGGTGTGGCGCCTGCTCGACATCGAGCGGCGTGCCGGCAAGCGCATGCTGTTCGAGGGCGCGCAGGGCGCGCTGCTCGACGTCGACCACGGCACCTATCCTTACGTCACCTCGTCCAACACGGTGGCGGCGCAGGCCGCGACCGGCGCCGGCCTCGGTCCGGGCGCTGTCGGCTATGTGCTGGGTCTCTGCAAGGCCTATACGACCCGGGTCGGCCAGGGCCCGTTCCCGACCGAGCAGGACAACGAGACCGGCCGCAAGATCGGCGAGCGCGGCCGCGAGTTCGGCACCAACACCGGCCGTCCGCGCCGCTGCGGCTGGTTCGACGCCGTGCTGGTCCGCCAGGCGGTCCGGACCTGCGGCATCAACGGGCTGGCGCTGACCAAGCTCGACATCCTCGACGGCTTCGACACGATCGAGGTCTGCACCGGCTACAGGCTCGACGGCAAGGAGATCGACCATTTCCCGGCCGGCGAGGGCGCCCAGGCCAGGGTCGAGGCCATTTACGAGACCATCGAGGGCTGGAAAGAGCCGACCGCCAATGCGCGGTCCTGGGCCGACCTGCCGGCCCAGGCGATCAAATATGTCCGGCGGATCGAGGAATTGGTGGGGTGCCCGGTCGCGCTGCTTTCCACCAGCCCCGAACGCGAGGATACTATCCTGGTGCAAAACCCGTTTGAGGCTTAA
- a CDS encoding DUF5413 family protein, whose translation MKRYLVFALVGPFVGGFLLLLTTTYQSGYWTQTSLGEVGKLFVVFFKTLQYSYLFGFLPSLMIGAVDDILTHVRRIRPGLRMLLVGLFAFILAAFTYGSRGSDSGAVQFILYGLVGFVPTVISSWLVHHYVEERQPAAAAG comes from the coding sequence ATGAAACGCTATCTGGTGTTTGCGCTCGTTGGTCCCTTCGTGGGCGGCTTCCTGTTGCTGCTGACCACCACCTACCAGTCGGGCTACTGGACCCAGACCAGCCTCGGAGAGGTCGGCAAGCTGTTCGTCGTATTCTTCAAGACCCTGCAATACAGCTATCTGTTCGGCTTCCTGCCGTCGCTGATGATCGGTGCGGTCGACGACATCCTGACCCATGTCCGGCGGATCCGGCCGGGCTTGCGGATGCTGCTGGTGGGCCTGTTCGCCTTCATCCTCGCCGCCTTCACCTACGGCTCGCGCGGGTCGGATTCGGGCGCGGTGCAGTTCATCCTGTACGGCCTGGTCGGCTTCGTGCCGACGGTGATTTCATCCTGGCTCGTGCATCACTATGTCGAGGAGCGGCAGCCGGCAGCGGCGGCGGGCTGA